From Bacillus sp. FSL K6-3431, the proteins below share one genomic window:
- a CDS encoding GNAT family N-acetyltransferase, whose product MSIITIVKAAISDAEKLTEIIKRTFDKEAKKWLQNQDNIIDYNIQPPGYSSIEMTKYMIEELKCFKVIQNEEIVGGIIVTITGKSFGRIDRIFVDPIHQGKGIGSCVIHLIEEEFPNVRTWDLETSSRQINNHYFYEKMGYRTTYETEDDYCYIKRIETSSGKENVVENKNISNVQYENCDMAKSEFYQVNLEGSSFSNNNLKSSHINNCNFSHSKFHNINLRNSLYADLNLSYSKVMLVTLGGVRFIDTNLGDDKKPISFERCDLEGSKISNSNLRNAEIQNCDLTGMKIDNIPIEDLLEVYYQVNKK is encoded by the coding sequence ATGTCGATAATAACAATTGTAAAAGCAGCGATTTCCGATGCTGAAAAATTAACAGAAATAATAAAAAGGACCTTTGATAAAGAAGCGAAAAAGTGGCTTCAAAATCAAGATAATATAATAGATTATAATATTCAGCCTCCAGGATATTCTTCGATTGAAATGACTAAATATATGATTGAAGAATTAAAATGTTTTAAAGTAATACAGAATGAAGAAATTGTTGGTGGAATTATAGTAACGATAACTGGTAAGTCTTTTGGAAGAATAGACCGAATTTTCGTTGATCCTATACACCAGGGTAAAGGAATTGGTTCATGTGTAATACATTTGATAGAGGAAGAGTTCCCAAATGTAAGGACTTGGGACCTTGAGACATCCAGCAGACAAATTAACAATCATTATTTCTATGAAAAGATGGGTTATAGAACTACCTATGAAACTGAGGATGATTATTGTTATATAAAAAGAATAGAGACTTCATCAGGAAAAGAAAACGTAGTAGAAAATAAAAATATTTCAAATGTGCAATATGAGAATTGTGATATGGCAAAGTCGGAGTTCTATCAAGTAAATTTGGAAGGAAGTTCATTCAGTAACAATAATTTGAAGAGTAGTCATATCAACAATTGTAATTTTAGCCACTCGAAGTTCCACAATATAAATCTTAGAAATTCGCTTTATGCCGATTTAAATCTTTCTTATAGCAAGGTGATGCTGGTCACTTTAGGAGGGGTTCGTTTCATAGATACGAATCTTGGAGATGACAAGAAACCAATATCATTTGAAAGATGTGACCTTGAAGGGAGTAAAATTAGTAACAGTAATCTTAGAAATGCAGAGATACAAAATTGTGACTTGACTGGTATGAAAATAGATAATATTCCAATAGAAGATCTTCTTGAAGTGTATTATCAAGTGAATAAGAAATAA
- a CDS encoding NUDIX domain-containing protein, translating to MITITQRYRSSSLCIIWKADSILLEQFPEEDGVITFRPVGGTIEYGEDSKSAVIRVVKKEINQDIIDSKQLGIIENIFPSYGEVGHEFDFIYEAKFLYNNVYEQDVIQGVEGEKNT from the coding sequence ATGATTACCATTACTCAAAGGTATAGATCTTCTTCACTTTGTATCATTTGGAAAGCTGATTCAATATTGTTGGAACAATTTCCCGAAGAGGACGGAGTTATTACCTTCCGCCCAGTTGGAGGAACCATTGAATATGGTGAGGACAGCAAATCTGCTGTGATTCGTGTAGTAAAGAAGGAAATAAATCAAGATATTATTGACTCGAAACAATTAGGTATCATCGAAAACATATTCCCTAGTTATGGGGAAGTGGGCCACGAGTTTGATTTTATTTATGAAGCCAAGTTCCTCTATAACAATGTCTATGAACAAGATGTTATTCAGGGTGTTGAAGGAGAAAAAAATACCTAG
- a CDS encoding GNAT family N-acetyltransferase, with protein MGMIGFHTGVLYNKDGIYARVIAFVVDSNYRNKGIGRLLLTEAEKCAKKLGAEGIGLNSGNRSERDNAHQFYKHMGYIAKSTGFAKSLFNAPIY; from the coding sequence GTGGGGATGATTGGTTTTCATACTGGAGTCCTTTATAACAAAGATGGTATTTATGCTCGTGTAATTGCTTTTGTAGTGGATTCTAACTATCGAAATAAGGGAATTGGAAGGCTTTTATTAACTGAAGCTGAAAAATGTGCAAAAAAACTAGGAGCTGAGGGAATTGGGTTAAATAGTGGAAATCGTTCGGAGCGGGACAATGCACACCAATTTTATAAGCATATGGGGTATATAGCAAAAAGCACAGGATTTGCAAAGAGCCTTTTTAACGCACCTATTTATTGA
- a CDS encoding class I SAM-dependent methyltransferase, whose translation MKDSFEQNIIEAYNNKAIERNSSNLQDWKAKEREFFGDNIKKEKFSSLLEIGAGTGKDSLYFKEQGLNTFSTDISPEMVKLCKEKGVNAKVMNFSNLDFPDNHFDSIWALNCLLHVSKEDIKSVLNEIKRVLKPSGLFYMGVYGGENYEGIWEEDSYIPKRFFSFYEDESIKQLLSEFFSIRYFNVVSKDIVGGNFHFQSIILRK comes from the coding sequence ATGAAGGATTCATTTGAACAAAATATTATAGAAGCCTACAACAATAAAGCAATTGAAAGAAATTCATCTAATTTGCAAGACTGGAAGGCTAAAGAACGAGAATTTTTTGGGGATAATATAAAAAAAGAAAAATTCAGTAGTTTATTGGAAATTGGAGCAGGAACAGGGAAGGACAGTCTGTATTTTAAAGAACAAGGTTTAAATACTTTTAGTACCGATATTTCACCTGAAATGGTCAAGTTGTGTAAGGAAAAGGGGGTAAATGCTAAAGTGATGAACTTTAGCAATCTTGATTTCCCCGATAATCACTTTGATTCTATTTGGGCACTTAATTGTCTACTTCATGTTTCTAAAGAAGACATAAAAAGTGTTCTAAATGAAATCAAAAGGGTTTTAAAACCATCTGGTTTATTTTATATGGGTGTTTATGGCGGAGAAAATTACGAGGGGATTTGGGAGGAAGATTCTTATATACCAAAGAGATTTTTTTCCTTTTATGAAGATGAATCCATAAAACAATTACTGTCGGAATTTTTTTCAATTAGGTATTTTAATGTAGTATCAAAAGATATAGTTGGTGGAAACTTCCACTTTCAATCCATAATTTTGAGAAAATAA